The genomic interval TGCCCCGCATTGTCAAAAGGTCATCGGCGTTGAGATTTCCCCAGAATCCTCTCTTGATGCTCGAACAAATGCTAAAGGTAATTTTCTGGAAAATATCGAGATTTTTACTGGCTCATGTGCGGAGGTGTTGCATAAAATGCGCGAAGAAAAGGCGCTTCCAGCACCCAATATTCTCTTATTAGATCCTCCCCGCGCTGGTTTAGAACAAAAAGCTCTCAATGAAATTTGTGCGCTTAATAGCCCTGCCATTATTTACATCTCCTGCAATCCAGAAAGTCAGGCGCGAGATGTAGCTTTCTTTCTTGAACAAGGTTATCACCTTCGCAAAATTCAACCTGTAGACCAATTTCCTCAAACAATGCACATAGAAAATATTATCCTTTTAAAAAAATAAAGCTATGCCAGATTTTTCTTTTAAAGTCCTTAAGGAGGATACAGCATCTAAAGCTCGTCTCGGAACGATCGAAACAGCTCATGGTCAAATCCAAACTCCTATTTTCATGCCTGTAGGCACAAAAGGAGCCGTAAAAACCCTAACAAACCAACAGCTACATGATATCAAGGCTCAAATTATCCTTGGCAATACTTATCATTTAATGCTGAAACCAGGTGCTGAAACACTGAAAAAAGCGGGCGGGCTGCATCGCTTTATGCAATGGGATAAGCCTATTTTAACCGATTCAGGGGGATTCCAAGTTTTTTCATTATCAGGGCTTAATAAAGTTACGAATGACGGCGTATACTTTCAATCCCATATCGATGGCTCCAAACATTTTCTTAGCCCCCAAGAAAGCATGCGCATTCAAAAATGCATTGGCTCCGATATTGTTATGGCTTTTGATGAATGCTCTCCTTTTCCCGCTTCTCGCGACCGCGTTGAAGCAGCCATGCACCGCACTCATGACTGGGCCCTAAAATGTCGTGAATACCCTCTAGATTCTCACCAAAATCTTTTTGGCATTATCCAAGGAGGCGTTTATGAGGATTTAAGAAGAGCTTCCGCAGAATATCTGAATCAATTGGATTTTGAAGGCTACGCCATCGGCGGCCTTTCCGTTGGAGAGCCTGCTGACGTGATGTACAACGTCTTAGATCAGGTAGAGCCTTTTTTGCAGAAAAACAAACCTCGCTATTTGATGGGGGTGGGGACACCACGCAATCTGATCGAAGCTGTAATGAGAGGCATTGACATGTTTGATTGTGTGATGCCTACACGTAATGCACGTAATGGCACGGCATTCACTTGGCAAGGAAAACTGGTGATCAAGGCAGGACGCTATAGTGAAGACTTTTCTCCTTTAGACCCCGAACTGGATTGTTATGCTTCACAGTTCTCTAAAGCTTATGTCCGCCACCTTTTAAATGTCGATGAAATCACAGGTCTTACCTTAGTTTCTCTTCAAAATCTTGCCTTTTATCTTGATTTCAT from Chlamydiales bacterium STE3 carries:
- a CDS encoding Queuine tRNA-ribosyltransferase (Product derived from UniProtKB/Swiss-Prot:B8FQV2;Gene name derived from UniProtKB/Swiss-Prot:B8FQV2;EC number derived from UniProtKB/Swiss-Prot:B8FQV2); amino-acid sequence: MPDFSFKVLKEDTASKARLGTIETAHGQIQTPIFMPVGTKGAVKTLTNQQLHDIKAQIILGNTYHLMLKPGAETLKKAGGLHRFMQWDKPILTDSGGFQVFSLSGLNKVTNDGVYFQSHIDGSKHFLSPQESMRIQKCIGSDIVMAFDECSPFPASRDRVEAAMHRTHDWALKCREYPLDSHQNLFGIIQGGVYEDLRRASAEYLNQLDFEGYAIGGLSVGEPADVMYNVLDQVEPFLQKNKPRYLMGVGTPRNLIEAVMRGIDMFDCVMPTRNARNGTAFTWQGKLVIKAGRYSEDFSPLDPELDCYASQFSKAYVRHLLNVDEITGLTLVSLQNLAFYLDFMKSIRQALQEDRLPELYARVCSIYPN